A window of the Carassius gibelio isolate Cgi1373 ecotype wild population from Czech Republic chromosome B16, carGib1.2-hapl.c, whole genome shotgun sequence genome harbors these coding sequences:
- the LOC127975040 gene encoding carcinoembryonic antigen-related cell adhesion molecule 5 → MGHKVIAIFFTLICAPGLYAMFLIPSKNPVAVGTSVTIRANDTGIITTGAWLYGPSALFIWYPGGILPGTSLKNGTAFDNSTYQLTLSSVTLMSSGLYVLESLEPIKTRAEITLDVQEPVGNVAAFVSMTNLVEFNDNVTFTCTAVSGNPLWFSWRNGSSTVTAGGRVDLRNGGRELFINGVMRYDEGPFKCLVENNISKAESNQMNLNISYGPSNMAVTASPEKAAYISGSDIFLSCSADSKPAASFYWMYNGNNLNVSGSSYNLRNTTSNRSGQYTCVAKNAVTLRSVAVIKQIKIVDPILSVTVNPAGSPVEGNVFNLSCNVVGPVDSILWMKNGISLGADDTITFFNKNTILSFYRLGLRYDGLYTCAASNAVSNMTSGAYNLMVNYGPNNTAASGPNIAEVGSSMTFSCSSVSRPQSQYSWYFNGLNVKNASVYVTAPLSKTGSGEYTCMAFNSITGRSSSSSVTLAVYVPVSNVTVNGNNRQPIFNQPFTLTCTASGDVQNIQWMKNGTKIYSDNRISFTANNSVLNFNPLTLSDNGLYQCLASNAVNNMTSAAYNLQVFYGPRDTTISGPTVGAIGRNVTFSCSANSNPPSRYSWFLNSTKVGEGPVLTRALSLDSGGLYTCMASNDITGSISNVTLKLTLLYPVSNVIVNAVNQPPVFSQPFTLTCTASGDVQNIQWMKNNMFLLPRTGITFSTDNSTLSFQSLNLNDDGYYQCAASNNVSLMTSLVYDLKVNYGPWNTTVVGPSMGEMGSSVTFSCSATSRPSQYSWFYNNSKVGDGPVFVNAALSLASSGRYTCMAFNNITGSSSNASLEFTVIEAIVRVDITSNNPIPLASQSLQLTCNVTGAYNRVLWLRNNQYIQPSNRVTFSADNTTVTFKALQTADDGRYQCVASNAVRPHFSQPYDLAVVFGPESVTIFVRPGIPPALTCQAVSQPPAVYKWILENNVVVGNHSSILLPINSIFGSNYTCVAKNPLTNVTLYMSHILNYPDAAVSVQASVMLTALLVLLIPVLDEWL, encoded by the exons ATGGGACATAAAGTAATCGCCATATTCTTCACCTTAATATGTGCACCAG GTCTTTATGCAATGTTCCTGATTCCATCAAAAAACCCTGTGGCTGTTGGGACCAGTGTAACTATACGTGCGAATGACACTGGGATCATAACAACTGGTGCCTGGTTATATGGACCTAGTGCATTGTTCATATGGTACCCAGGGGGCATTTTACCGGGAACTAGCCTCAAAAATGGAACAGCATTTGACAATTCTACATATCAGCTCACCTTATCGTCAGTAACGCTGATGAGTTCTGGCCTGTATGTATTAGAATCCTTAGAGCCGATCAAAACACGAGCAGAGATTACATTAGATGTTCAGG AACCTGTCGGTAATGTAGCCGCATTTGTAAGCATGACAAACCTGGTGGAGTTTAACGACAACGtgaccttcacctgcaccgccgtCAGCGGAAACCCGCTGTGGTTTTCATGGCGCAACGGAAGCTCTACCGTCACAGCGGGAGGAAGAGTTGACCTCAGGAACGGTGGACGAGAGCTCTTCATCAATGGTGTGATGCGCTACGACGAAGGACCGTTCAAGTGTCTTGTGGAAAACAACATCAGCAAAGCAGAGTCTAATCAAATGAATCTAAACATAAGCT atGGGCCCAGTAACATGGCAGTGACAGCCTCGCCAGAGAAAGCGGCATATATTTCTGGTTCagacatttttctgtcatgttctgctGACTCTAAACCGGCAGCTTCTTTCTACTGGATGTACAACGGCAATAACCTAAATGTCTCTGGTTCAAGTTATAACCTTAGAAACACAACTTCTAACAGAAGTGGCCAGTACACTTGTGTTGCCAAAAATGCAGTCACGCTCCGTTCTGTTGCAgtgataaaacaaattaaaatagttG atCCAATATTGTCAGTGACAGTGAATCCAGCGGGCTCCCCAGTAGAAGGCAATGTTTTTAATCTAAGCTGTAATGTTGTGGGGCCAGTGGACTCCATTCTTTGGATGAAGAATGGAATATCCCTGGGTGCCGATGATACGATCACTTTCTTCAATAAAAACACAATCTTGAGCTTTTATCGTCTCGGTCTTCGTTATGACGGACTGTACACGTGTGCTGCTAGTAATGCAGTCAGCAACATGACCAGTGGGGCCTACAATCTTATGGTCAACT ATGGCCCGAACAACACCGCAGCCTCTGGTCCAAATATAGCAGAAGTGGGATCCAGCATGACCTTCAGCTGTTCCTCAGTCTCTCGTCCTCAAAGTCAATACAGCTGGTATTTCAATGGCTTAAATGTGAAAAATGCTTCAGTGTATGTGACTGCGCCTCTCTCAAAAACCGGCAGCGGAGAGTACACCTGCATGGCCTTCAATAGCATAACAGGCAGAAGCAGCAGTTCCTCCGTGACATTAGCTGTATATG TTCCTGTCAGCAATGTTACGGTGAATGGGAACAATCGGCAACCAATCTTCAATCAGCCATTCACACTAACCTGCACTGCCAGTGGGGATGTTCAAAACATTCAGTGGATGAAGAACGGCACAAAAATATACAGCGACAACAGGATCAGTTTCACCGCTAACAACTCGGTTTTGAACTTTAACCCACTCACTCTAAGTGATAATGGGCTGTATCAATGTCTAGCTAGTAATGCTGTCAACAACATGACCAGTGCGGCCTATAACCTCCAGGTCTTCT ATGGTCCTAGGGACACAACCATCTCTGGACCAACTGTAGGAGCTATTGGACGTAATGTCACCTTCAGCTGTTCTGCTAATTCTAACCCACCAAGTCGATACAGTTGGTTTTTAAACAGCACAAAGGTGGGAGAGGGTCCAGTGTTAACCAGAGCTCTCTCTCTGGATAGTGGTGGACTCTACACATGCATGGCCTCCAATGATATCACAGGCAGCATCAGCAATGTAACACTGAAGTTAACTTTACTAT ATCCAGTCAGCAATGTGATTGTAAATGCGGTCAACCAGCCACCAGTATTCAGTCAGCCATTTACTCTGACCTGCACTGCCTCAGGAGATGTTCAAAACATTCAGTGGATGAAGAACAACATGTTCCTTCTTCCTCGCACTGGAATCACTTTCTCCACCGACAACTCGACATTGAGTTTCCAAAGTCTAAATCTGAATGATGATGGATATTATCAGTGTGCAGCAAGCAACAACGTCAGCCTCATGACTAGCCTCGTTTATGACCTGAAAGTCAACT ATGGTCCATGGAACACGACAGTTGTTGGCCCAAGCATGGGAGAGATGGGGTCCAGTGTGACTTTCAGCTGTTCTGCAACCTCTCGTCCTAGTCAGTATAGCTGGTTCTACAACAATTCAAAGGTAGGAGATGGTCCAGTGTTTGTGAATGCAGCTCTCTCACTGGCGAGTAGTGGACGCTACACCTGCATGGCCTTCAATAACATCACAGGCAGCAGCAGCAATGCATCACTGGAGTTCACTGTAATAG AAGCCATTGTGAGAGTGGACATCACCTCCAATAATCCCATTCCTCTGGCTTCCCAAAGCCTGCAACTCACCTGTAACGTGACGGGAGCCTACAACAGAGTCCTCTGGCTTCGAAACAACCAGTATATCCAGCCATCAAACAGAGTCACGTTTTCCGCAGATAACACCACTGTGACTTTCAAAGCCTTGCAGACTGCTGATGACGGGAGATACCAGTGCGTCGCTTCGAACGCAGTGAGACCGCATTTCAGTCAGCCATACGATCTTGCGGTCGTCT TTGGACCAGAGAGTGTGACGATCTTTGTGCGCCCTGGGATTCCCCCTGCCCTGACATGTCAAGCAGTGTCTCAGCCACCAGCTGTTTATAAATGGATCCTCGAAAACAATGTAGTAGTTGGAAATCATTCTTCCATATTGCTTCCCATAAACTCTATCTTTGGCAGCAATTACACCTGTGTGGCCAAAAACCCACTGACCAATGTGACACTCTACATGAGCCACATCCTCAATT ATCCTGACGCAGCTGTCAGTGTCCAGGCGAGTGTGATGTTGACGGCTCTGCTCGTTCTGCTGATCCCAGTGCTGGATGAATGGCTCTAA
- the LOC127974316 gene encoding carcinoembryonic antigen-related cell adhesion molecule 20-like — protein MAAPGRRQRRGAKGERSEDLQFSGPANGAVGGSVVFAPGNPPSTSTDIIQWNFGTTVILIAQSDSTVIASGYRDRVSFDRNTLALELRNLRLDDSGIYRLTVITSAGDPLTGETSLQVFDSAHNLELGSNYIQCLLNVKESFCSLSLTYTEQISNVRLIAPEESLIEGESFAKISSEGTGSITSVQWMKDNSPLSPSNSIIFSSDNRSVSISPVQRSDSGEYQCMYRNPVSSEMAKLSLIIHYGPDDVSIKGLDVVDLGVRVSLSCSANSEPSASFSWKFNGADTDVTTDTFTIDQTDFTHSGDYECTAWNSVTKRSVSQKHALMVKASLGPGGSPSDMDPGPQQLLEDPLGATTSCTRIPPSSASSGPAPSTLILQYRQ, from the exons GTGAAGATCTGCAGTTTTCTGGGCCAGCTAATGGAGCAGTAGGAGGAAGTGTGGTGTTCGCTCCTGGTAACCCGCCCTCCACATCAACTGATATAATTCAGTGGAATTTTGGAACAACTGTTATATTGATAGCACAGTCTGATTCAACTGTAATAGCCTCAGGATACAGAGACAGAGTCAGTTTTGACAGAAACACTCTCGCTCTGGAGCTCCGGAACCTGAGACTGGATGATTCTGGAATATACAGACTGACTGTAATAACTAGCGCTGGAGATCCACTTACGGGAGAAACTTCACTACAAGTGTTCG attctgcTCATAACTTGGAACTGGGTTCTAACTATATTCAGTGCTTACTAAATGTGAAAGAGTCATTTTGTTCTTTGTCTCTCACTTACACAGAACAAATATCTAATGTCAGGCTTATTGCTCCAGAAGAATCATTAATAGAGGGAGAATCATTTGCTAAAATCAGCTCTGAGGGAACTGGCAGCATCACTTCTGTGCAGTGGATGAAAGATAACAGTCCTCTGTCTCCTAGCAACAGCATCATTTTCTCATCTGATAACAGATCAGTGTCCATCAGTCCAGTGCAGAGATCAGACAGTGGAGAGTATCAGTGTATGTATAGAAACCCTGTCAGCTCTGAGATGGCAAAACTCAGCCTGATCATCCACT ATGGACCAGACGATGTTTCTATTAAGGGTCTGGATGTGGTGGATTTAGGCGTTCGTGTATCGCTCTCTTGTTCTGCAAATTCTGAACCTTCTGCCTCATTCAGCTGGAAGTTTAATGGAGCAGACACTGATGTGACCACAGACACATTCACCATAGATCAGACTGACTTCACACACAGTGGAGATTATGAATGCACAGCCTGGAATAGTGTGACAAAGAGAAGCGTTTCACAAAAACATGCTTTAATGGTTAAAG CAAGTTTAGGGCCAGGAGGAAGCCCCTCAGATATGGACCCTGGCCCCCAGCAACTCCTGGAGGACCCATTAGGTGCCACAACGTCCTGCACACGTATCCCTCCCTCCTCTGCCTCGTCTGGCCCCGCCCCTTCCACACTCATCCTCCAATACAGACAGTGA